In one window of Patescibacteria group bacterium DNA:
- the murG gene encoding undecaprenyldiphospho-muramoylpentapeptide beta-N-acetylglucosaminyltransferase: MNEKTTKKILLTGGGTGGSVVPVLAIYDELKKSTPDINFEVRWIGTAEGPEKFLMEREKITFKAIKWGKLRRYWSWQNFIDPFFIKYGFYQSLFYLIKWRPDIVITAGSFVSVPVVCAAWVLRIPILIHQLDMRPGLANKIMSYFATVITVTFEKSLDDYGRKAVRTGNPVRGIMSTLNMTKREAIEKLGFRKDMPIILILGGGTGSDFINKMVLDNLPELLKKFQIVHITGKDRMNTADKNFDLPNYKAFEFLDTTGMLKSFTAAELVISRCGIGVLTELSYLGKPAILIPMPDSHQEENAQVFADKKGAIVLNQKEIDARIFMDNILNIFSNQELREELSKNIQGIIKTNAGGKIVEEIKKLIR, translated from the coding sequence ATGAACGAAAAAACAACAAAAAAAATATTATTAACCGGTGGAGGAACAGGCGGTTCAGTCGTGCCGGTTTTGGCTATCTACGACGAATTAAAAAAATCCACACCAGACATTAATTTTGAAGTCCGCTGGATTGGCACAGCCGAAGGACCAGAAAAGTTTTTAATGGAGCGCGAAAAAATTACTTTCAAAGCAATCAAATGGGGAAAACTACGACGCTATTGGTCCTGGCAAAATTTCATTGATCCATTTTTTATTAAATATGGTTTTTATCAATCATTATTTTACCTCATTAAATGGCGTCCGGATATTGTTATCACCGCCGGCTCTTTTGTCAGTGTGCCCGTAGTCTGCGCCGCTTGGGTTTTACGTATTCCAATTTTAATTCATCAATTAGATATGCGCCCTGGCTTGGCCAATAAAATCATGTCCTATTTTGCGACAGTAATTACAGTTACTTTTGAAAAATCCCTGGATGACTACGGTCGCAAAGCGGTCCGCACTGGCAATCCCGTCCGCGGTATCATGAGCACCTTAAATATGACCAAGAGGGAGGCAATTGAAAAATTAGGCTTCCGTAAAGACATGCCGATTATTCTTATCCTCGGCGGTGGCACTGGCTCTGATTTTATCAACAAAATGGTTCTTGATAATTTACCTGAATTACTAAAAAAATTCCAAATCGTCCACATCACCGGCAAAGACCGCATGAACACCGCGGACAAAAATTTCGACCTTCCAAATTACAAAGCCTTCGAATTCCTTGATACTACGGGCATGCTTAAATCATTTACTGCCGCTGAATTAGTTATTTCTCGCTGTGGCATCGGCGTCCTCACTGAACTTTCATACTTGGGCAAGCCAGCCATTTTAATCCCAATGCCAGATTCACATCAAGAAGAAAACGCCCAAGTCTTCGCCGACAAAAAAGGCGCGATTGTCTTAAATCAAAAAGAAATCGATGCACGAATTTTCATGGATAATATTTTGAATATTTTCAGTAATCAAGAATTGCGCGAAGAATTGAGTAAGAATATTCAAGGGATTATTAAGACAAATGCGGGAGGGAAGATTGTGGAGGAAATTAAGAAATTAATAAGATAA
- the ftsW gene encoding putative lipid II flippase FtsW, producing MRKPITSKPGYHSLDKGLLIAIVGIVLFGLLSLSSASSIVAYEKFGDPYYYFKHQLFAIAAGVAAFWFFTNFDYRRLKKYAAGFLFFSIFLLVLVFIPGLSADYGTAHSWINVFGFSLQPSEFVKLSFLLYLAAWLEARKKDLHNAHQGIGPFLAVLGLIAFLMLLQPDLGTLSIVGMTSMVVYFVGGGKTKHILYIFLAAILGVFILVQIKPYQMNRFKCVADPNFSKNDVCYQINQSLIAVGSGGVWGRGISGSKQKYMYLPEVSSDFIFAVIAEEVGLFYSIGLVLTYLYIFYRGYKISANAPDDFGKILAIGVVSWITIQMVVNIGGLINIMPMTGVPLPLISYGGSAILTALAALGVLMNISKQTTS from the coding sequence ATGCGCAAACCGATCACATCAAAACCAGGCTATCACTCCCTTGATAAAGGCTTACTCATCGCCATTGTGGGCATAGTTTTGTTCGGCCTATTAAGTTTATCTAGTGCCTCATCAATTGTCGCTTATGAAAAATTCGGTGATCCGTATTATTATTTTAAACATCAATTATTTGCCATAGCAGCCGGTGTGGCCGCTTTTTGGTTTTTTACTAATTTTGACTACCGTCGCTTGAAAAAGTACGCCGCTGGCTTTTTATTCTTTTCTATTTTTTTACTGGTTTTAGTATTTATACCCGGTTTAAGCGCCGACTACGGCACAGCCCATAGCTGGATTAATGTCTTTGGTTTCTCTTTGCAACCATCCGAGTTTGTAAAATTATCCTTCTTGCTTTATCTAGCTGCTTGGCTTGAAGCGCGCAAAAAGGATTTGCATAATGCCCACCAAGGCATTGGACCATTTTTAGCCGTTTTAGGATTAATTGCATTTTTAATGCTTTTGCAACCAGATTTAGGAACCCTATCAATTGTAGGCATGACCTCAATGGTGGTTTATTTTGTCGGTGGCGGTAAAACCAAGCATATCTTGTATATTTTTCTGGCAGCCATTTTGGGAGTATTTATCCTGGTGCAAATTAAGCCATACCAGATGAATCGATTTAAATGCGTTGCCGATCCGAATTTCAGCAAGAACGACGTTTGTTATCAAATCAATCAATCCCTAATTGCTGTCGGTTCCGGTGGTGTCTGGGGACGGGGGATTAGCGGTAGCAAACAAAAATATATGTATCTGCCAGAAGTATCGAGTGACTTTATTTTTGCCGTTATTGCCGAAGAGGTGGGTTTATTTTATTCAATCGGCTTAGTTTTAACTTACCTGTATATTTTTTATCGCGGTTACAAAATTTCTGCCAACGCCCCAGATGATTTTGGCAAAATTTTAGCTATCGGTGTCGTTAGCTGGATAACAATTCAGATGGTAGTAAATATCGGTGGTCTAATTAACATTATGCCCATGACCGGTGTACCCCTGCCATTAATTAGTTACGGGGGGTCTGCAATTCTGACTGCCTTGGCTGCGCTGGGAGTTTTAATGAATATTTCTAAACAAACAACTTCTTAA
- the mraY gene encoding phospho-N-acetylmuramoyl-pentapeptide-transferase translates to MTNDFNTIKVLLFTGLAFIFTMAWTPLFTHFLYKYKLGKNIRNSGETPIFSKLHLHKAGTPTMGGILIWMTVLIFSLSIYYLADLFPNSIFVSLNFLSREQTLLPLGALVATALVGLFDDWLDIRGSGVKGGGGLNMKHRFAIYAVIALIGALWFYFKLDWDLFHIPFVGLVKLGWSYILIFILVIVATAHSVNLTDGLDGLAGGALLTSFAAYAVIAFSMGKYDLAVFCGVIVGALLGFLWFNIMPARFYMGDTGAMSLGVTLGVIAMLTNTALILPVIGLIFVIESLSVIIQLTSKKLRNGKKVFLSSPIHHHFEAKGWIEAKIVMRFWVISGVAATIGLVLFLSDKTM, encoded by the coding sequence ATGACAAACGATTTTAACACAATCAAAGTTTTGCTATTCACGGGCTTAGCTTTTATCTTCACAATGGCTTGGACGCCATTGTTCACACATTTTTTGTATAAATACAAATTGGGCAAAAACATCCGTAACAGCGGCGAGACACCGATTTTTTCCAAATTGCATTTACACAAAGCCGGCACACCAACCATGGGCGGTATCCTAATCTGGATGACCGTTTTAATTTTTTCGCTTTCAATTTATTATTTAGCTGATCTGTTTCCTAATAGCATTTTTGTCAGTTTGAATTTTTTATCGCGCGAACAAACTCTTTTACCCTTGGGTGCCCTGGTTGCCACTGCGCTTGTTGGTTTATTTGATGACTGGTTAGATATTAGGGGGAGTGGTGTCAAAGGTGGCGGTGGTTTAAACATGAAACATCGTTTTGCAATTTACGCCGTCATTGCCCTGATTGGGGCTTTATGGTTCTATTTCAAGCTTGATTGGGACTTATTTCATATTCCCTTTGTTGGCTTAGTAAAATTAGGCTGGTCATATATTTTGATTTTTATATTGGTAATCGTGGCAACAGCTCATTCGGTTAATTTAACCGACGGCCTTGATGGCTTGGCTGGTGGCGCCTTATTAACTTCTTTTGCCGCTTATGCGGTTATCGCTTTTTCCATGGGCAAATATGATTTAGCAGTTTTTTGCGGTGTCATCGTCGGGGCCTTGCTGGGATTTTTATGGTTCAATATTATGCCGGCGCGCTTTTACATGGGGGACACTGGGGCAATGAGCCTGGGTGTTACTCTGGGTGTTATCGCCATGCTAACCAATACAGCTTTGATTTTACCGGTTATTGGCTTAATCTTTGTTATCGAATCTCTATCAGTTATTATTCAATTAACTTCCAAAAAATTACGTAACGGCAAAAAAGTCTTCCTCTCTTCTCCAATTCATCATCATTTCGAAGCCAAAGGCTGGATCGAAGCTAAGATTGTCATGCGCTTTTGGGTAATCTCTGGTGTCGCCGCCACAATTGGCTTGGTATTATTTTTATCAGACAAGACAATGTAA